From the genome of Adhaeribacter pallidiroseus:
AATAGAACCAAAAAAGATAAAAATTTAAAAAAATACGTTTAAGCCACAATAATTTTAATTTTACACCTGAAAAAAACAACTGCCTGGTTTTATTTAAAATTGCGGCAACCAACTATTACCTCTAAACTGCTATTAAATGGAAATTCTCGGTATTATTCCGGCTCGTTATGCTTCTACCCGCTTCCCGGGCAAACCCCTGGTTTCTATTCAGGGCAAAACCATGATTCAGCGGGTATACGAGCAAGCCAGTAAGGCTAAACTAACCCAAGTTTTAGTGGCTACCGACGACGAACGGATTATGGCGGAAGTGCAGCGTTTTGGCGGGGAAGCCGTACTAACGGCCAACCATCACCAAAGTGGCACGGACCGGTGTTTTGAGGCGTATACTGGGTTTAACGTACCGCACGATGGTATCATTAACATTCAGGGCGACGAACCATTTATCCAGCCCGAACAAATTAACCTGCTGGTAGCTTGTTTGGAGAACCCGGCCACCCAATTGGCTACCCTGGTAAAACCGATTGAATCAGCCGCGGAGTTGTTTAATCCCAACTCACCCAAAGTAGTTTTAAACCAGCACCACGAAGCCATTTATTTTAGCCGGCAACCTATTCCGTATCTGCGGGGTGCCGAAGAAAGTACCTGGCCCGACAAGCACTTGTACTACAAACATATTGGAATTTACGGGTACCGGGCCGATATTCTGGAACAAATTACCCAGTTGCCACCTAGTGCGTTAGAAAAAGCCGAATCGTTGGAACAACTGCGCTGGCTCGAAAACGGTTATAAGATTGCTACCGCGGTAACCTACCTGGAAACTTTCGGGATTGACACGCCCGAAGATTTGGAAAGAGCAATACAATCCAGATTACATTAAAGCTACGCTATCGTGTTAAAATTTTAAAAATTCTTTAGCCGCCCACTTTTTTGGCTTTGTAATTTGCCTGAATTAAAATTTGCAGAATTTTATCGCGAAAATCGCCTTGTATAATTATTTCCTGGTCTTTAATGGTGCCGCCCACCCCGCATTTATTTTTCAGCAATTTGCCAAGTTCTTTTAAATCTTCTTCGGAACCCACAAACCCCGAGACTAAAGTTACCTGTTTGCCAGCGCGGGCTTTTTTATCAAGCTGTACTTTTAAATTCTGTTGTTGCGGCGGCAGCGTTTGCGCTTGCTCGTCGGGCTCGTACGAATAGTTAAATTCCGGATCTGTAGAAAAAACCACTCCTTGCCGGCCCTTTTTGTTTTTATCTGCCATAACTATTTGCCTTTCGGATGAATAACCCTCAGCGATAAGGGTTTTATATTTACGTAAAAATGACTGGCTTCGCCAACGTATTCGCCATCGGCATGAAATTTAAAATTTTGCTCACTGGTTACGTCTATAGCCGTGGTGGTAAAGTACTCCGCTGAGCTACCCGCGGCTATGCGCTTGGTAAGCATACCCAAACTTAAGTTAATGGCTTTTCTAAAATCCAGATCCCGGATTAAACAAACATCCAGCAAACCATCCCGGATATCGGCCTTTGGCGCAATATGGGCATTATTGCCGTATTGCGAGGCATTGGCGAAAGCTACTACAAAAACGGTAGTTTTAAGTTGTTGCTCGTTTAACTCTAATACAGCTTCCTGGGGCCTAAATTTACTAAATTCCTGCAATACTAAGCGCACGTAAGTTTGTAGGCCCCGTTTGGTATTATTGGCGAAAATAGAACTAATGTAGGCATCAAAGCCAATGCCGGCAGTACAAAAAAAAGGATGCTCGTTAATGGTACAAGTATCAATGGCACTAAAATGCTTTTCGTTAATAATGCTGATAGCGTGGCGGATATTCAT
Proteins encoded in this window:
- the kdsB gene encoding 3-deoxy-manno-octulosonate cytidylyltransferase — encoded protein: MEILGIIPARYASTRFPGKPLVSIQGKTMIQRVYEQASKAKLTQVLVATDDERIMAEVQRFGGEAVLTANHHQSGTDRCFEAYTGFNVPHDGIINIQGDEPFIQPEQINLLVACLENPATQLATLVKPIESAAELFNPNSPKVVLNQHHEAIYFSRQPIPYLRGAEESTWPDKHLYYKHIGIYGYRADILEQITQLPPSALEKAESLEQLRWLENGYKIATAVTYLETFGIDTPEDLERAIQSRLH
- a CDS encoding translation initiation factor codes for the protein MADKNKKGRQGVVFSTDPEFNYSYEPDEQAQTLPPQQQNLKVQLDKKARAGKQVTLVSGFVGSEEDLKELGKLLKNKCGVGGTIKDQEIIIQGDFRDKILQILIQANYKAKKVGG
- a CDS encoding diacylglycerol/lipid kinase family protein, with amino-acid sequence MVAKTNILFILNPKSGKTSPLNIPDLLNRYLDAQQFTYDLVHTAYAGHATELAQQGARAGYPIIGAIGGDGTVNEVARGLLDTETVLAILPKGSGNGLARHLGIPMNIRHAISIINEKHFSAIDTCTINEHPFFCTAGIGFDAYISSIFANNTKRGLQTYVRLVLQEFSKFRPQEAVLELNEQQLKTTVFVVAFANASQYGNNAHIAPKADIRDGLLDVCLIRDLDFRKAINLSLGMLTKRIAAGSSAEYFTTTAIDVTSEQNFKFHADGEYVGEASHFYVNIKPLSLRVIHPKGK